The nucleotide window CATCCACTGCCGTCCGCTGCCCAGGCGCCCGCCCAGGCCCAGCCTGAAAGGCGGCAACAGCCGCGCCAGCATGCCCCCTTGCGGGGCCAGCACCGGCGCCGTCCGCAGCAGCGCCACACGCGTGCCCAACTGCCGGGCACGCTCGGCCTCTTGCTCCCAGGCCATGCACAGGCGGCTGCCGAAGTCGGCATCGCCCGGCGCGCTGTCTTCGGTCAGCCATTGCTCACCGCCATCGCCATACCAGCCCACGGCTGAGCCCGAGAGCAGCACCCGCGGTGGCGTGGCCTGCCGGCCCATCCAGTCCACCAGGGTGCGAGTCAAGTCCACGCGACTGCGCCACAGCAGGGTTCGCCGTGCGGCGGTCCACGGGCGGTCGGCGATGGGAGCGCCCGCCAGGTTGACCACGGCGTCCAACGGCGCACTGCCGTCCAGCGCTTGCAGCTGCGCAATGCCGCGCGCACCGCTGCACAGGGCGGACACTTGCTGCGGATTGCGGCTCCAGACCCACAGTTCGTGGCCCTGGTGCTGCCAGTGGCGGCACAGGGCCTGGCCGATCAGGCCGGTGCCGCCGGTAAGCAGAATGCGCATGGGTTGCTCCTTTTCAACGTTCCCGGATGCGCTACCAGGGCAGACGCTGGCCGCCGCAGGCCCAGAAGCCACCGCTGTCTTGCGGCTGCAGGCCGTTGATCACCGTCAGCAGGTCGCATGCAGCGTCGTGGTCCTGCAGTCGGGCGGCCACAGCACTCGCAGAGCTTCTGGGACAGATGCCGTTTGTAGTGCATGACTTACAAGGCATGAACCCACGGCGCATGGTGGTGCAACCGCAGGTCCCGCTTGATCCGGACGACGGCACAAGTCACGACGGCGATGCGCTCAGAGCGACGGATCATGGCGCTCGTGCGCCACCCAGATCAACGCCGAGGTATCGACACCCAGGGCCCGCACCCGCGCCACGATGTCCTCGCGCTGCGCGGCAGGCAGTTGCTTGTCGCGCGCCAAAATCCACGCATAGCCGGTGTCGGGGCCCAGCACCAGCGCCCAGCGGTAACCGGGGTCGAGCGCGACTACGTGGTAGCCGCCGTAGAACGGCCCGAAGAAGGACACCTTGAGCGAGCCGGTGGTGCGCGCGCCGGTGAACAAGGCCTTGCCCACGGCCTCCCGCCACTGGCCAGTGGCAGGCGCATAACCACGGTTGACCACCCGCACGCTACCGTCGGCCTGCGCGGTGTAACTGGCCGACACATCGGTCATGCCACGCTCGAAGGCGTGGTCCAGCCGCGCCAGCTCATACCAGCGACCCGTGTAGCGCTGCACGTCAAAAGGGCTGACGGCCGCCACACCGGGCGGCGGGCGCGTGTTGGCGCAGCCCGCCAGCAGCAATCCCGTACCGGCCACCAGGAGCACCACCAATCCCAGGTGCTGGCGGTGGGACAAAGAAATCAGTGCGGCGGAAAGCCGGCGTGCGATAGAAGAAGCCATGGAAAATTCTCCGCAGGGTCAGCGGGCGTGGCGCCACTGCGCCACCAAGGGCTGCAGGCCCGACAAATGCTGGACGGTACTGACACCCACCAGCGGCCATTGATACAGCGCTGCACATGCGCCGCCCACCCACAGCGCCGTGGAAGCCGGCAGTTGTGTGCGCAGCTCGCGCAGGCTGGACTGCACGACCGCCGCCTTGTGCAAGTTGCTGAAACTCAGCGCCACCACATCGGCCCGATGCACCCGGGCCGCCTCGGCGATGTCGGCCAGCGGGGTCTGCGTGCCCAGCGACACGCAGGTGCAGCCCTCCAGGGTCAACAGCGCTTCGACCATCAGCAGCCCCAGACTGTGTTGCTCCAGCGGCACGGTGGTCAACAGCACCTTGGGGCCTTGTGGCTCGGGCTGCAGGATCAGCGAGGCAATCGCATGGCGCAGCACCCTGGTGATGACCTCGGTGTACAGATGCTCTTCAAAGATTTCAAAGCGCCCCTGTGCCCAGGCTTCGCCCACTGCCCTCGTCAGCGGCGCCACCAGGTCCGTCACGAAAGGCGCTAGGCCCATGCGCAGCTGGGCGTGGCTCAGGGCATGCCGCAGGGCACGCGGGTCATGCGAGCCGATGGTGTCGAGCAGCCCGTCAATCACCGCAACAGCATCGGGTCTGTCATTTTTTGTCTTGGACAAATTTGCGGGCTGCACTGGGGCATGCTGAACCAGCAGCGCCTGCAGCTCCGCCTGATTCAGTCCCACCACCTTACCAGGGCGCAGGCCGGAATCGAGCAGTCGACCGATCAGTCTGAGCTGCTGCACCTGCTCCGAGCTGTAGAGCCTGTCTCCCGAGGACCCGCGTGCAGGCGTCGGGAAACCGTAACGCCGCTCCCATACGCGCAGCGTGTCCTTGCCCAGACCCGTCTCGCGTTCGACGGCGGCGATCGGCAGCCCGCCATCCATGGAGGCAGATGCTGTCAAGGCGGCGGAGGGGGACAGAGGATTCATGAGGATTCGATCGGGCACAGCAATTGTCTAGGACATAAACAACTTTGTCCAGTACATTACGCCACACAGACAGCTCGACCGTGCTGCCTGGACAACCACCACGGAGCAAGAAGCCCATGAAAGTCGCAGTCATCGGATCGGGCATTTCAGGCTTGGCGGCGGCGCATCGGCTGCGCTGGCAGGCGCGGGTGACGCTGTTCGAGGCAGGCCACTACTTTGGCGGGCATACGCACACTGTGGACGTGTCCTTGCCAGATGCTTGCGGGCAGACGGTGGTGCACGGGGTAGACACCGGCTTTCTTGTGTTCAACGAGCGCACCTACCCTGGCCTGATCGAGCTGCTGGACGAGCTGCGCGTGCCCACTGCGGCCTCGGACATGTCGTTTTCCGTCCGAGTGCCGGGCGCGGGCGCCCTGGGCGCCGGCGCGCTGGAGTGGAGCGGCTCCAGCCTGGCCACCGTGTTCGCCCAGCGGCGCAATCTGCTGCGCCCGCGCTTTCTGCGCATGCTCTCGGAGCTGCTGCGCTTCAACCGCCTGTGCACCGCACTGGCGGACAGCGGCCAGGAGCAGGCGCTGGCGCAGCCGCTGGGCGATTTTCTGGACCAGCATGGCTTTGGTGCGGCGTTTCGCCACTGGTATTTCTTGCCCATGCTGGGCTGCATCTGGAGCTGCCCGACCGAACAGATGCTGCGCTTTCCCGTTGCCACCATGGTGCGCTTTTGCCACAACCACGGGCTGCTTCAGGTCCGCAACCGGCCGCAGTGGCACACGGTGGCGGGTGGTGCGCGCCAGTACGTCCACGCCATCGTGCAGGGGCTGGATGCGCGCCTGGCCACACCGGTCAGGCGAGTGCAGCGCAACGCCGCAGGCGTGTTCATTCGCACCAACGGCGGCGTGGAGCGCTTTGACGCCGTGGTGCTGGCCGTGCACAGCGACCAGGCCCTGCGCCTGCTGGCGCAGCCCAGCGCCGCCGAGCAGCGGGTGCTGGGCGCCATCCGCTACCAGCCCAACCGCGCCGTGCTGCACACCGACACGCGCGTGATGCCGAGACGCCGAGCCGCTTGGGCGGCCTGGAATTACGAGCGTGCGGCCGATGGAGCGCAGGAATCGGCCCGGGTCTGCCTGCACTACTGGCTCAACCGCCTGCAGCCGCTGCCGTTCGCGCAGCCCATCATGGTGTCGCTCAATCCGGTGAGCTCCATCGACCCGGCCCAGGTGCTGGGTGAATTCGATTACGACCACCCGGTGTTCGATCTGCAGGCGCTGGCCGCGCAAAAGCTGGTGCCCCAGCTGCAAGGCGTGCAGCACACCTGGTTCGCCGGGGCCTGGACCGGCTATGGCTTTCATGAGGACGGCCTGCAGTCGGGCTACCGCGCCGCCGACGCATTGCTGGCGCAATGGCTCCGCCGGGAGGCCGCATGACCGCTGCTGCGGACAGCGCGAAAGCGCCAGCCCACGTGCCGCATATCGGCTTTGGCCATGTGTGGCATACCCGGTTGCGCCCGCGCCAACATCGCTTCAGCGTGCCCACGTTCTTTCTGCTTCTGCCCATGCGCACGCTGCGCGAGCGGCCCGAAGCAGCGGGCGTGCTGGCGCTCAACCGGGCGGGCTCCCTGTCCTTTCGCGACACCGACCACGGCGGCGCCAAGGGGCCTTTGCAAGGTGGCGCACTGGCCTGGCTGGAGGCATTGCTGCAGGCCGAGGGGATCACCGATGCGCAGGGCGAAATCTGGCTGCAGTGCTACCCGCGCGTACTAGGCTACAGCTTCAAGCCGGTGAGCTTCTGGTACTGCCACCGCACAGACGGCAGTCTGCGCGCCATCGTGGCCGAGGTGAACAACACTTTCGGTGAGCGCCACGCCTACCTGCTCGACCACCCGCGCTATGGCGAGCAGCTGCGTACGCGCAAGGCGTTTCATGTTTCGCCTTTTTGCGCATTGGACGGCGGCTACCGCTTCGAGTTCCGCCGGAGTGGGCCTGAGGGCCTGCAATCGGCGCGGGTGCGCATCGACTACCACGATGCCCAGGGACCACTGTTGCTGACCGGCATGGTCGGGCGGCTGGAGCCGCTAACTGCCGCGAGCCGACGCCGAGCCCTGTGGCGCTACCCGCTCCTCACCTTGGGGGTGATGGCGCGCATCCTCTGGAATGCGCTGCTGCTGTGGTCCAAGCAGGTCCCGTTTCAACCCAAGCCGCAGGCGCCAGCGTCGGCGGTGTCTCGTTCATCTTCCTCCCACCCCTGACCATGAGCACGACCACCACGGCCTTGCCCTCTCATCTGCCCGCGGGTATGCCCGCCCGTGCGCGCCACGCCCTGCGCCTGCTGCAGCGCCTGCAGCACGGCACACTGCATCTGGAGCTGCCCGACGGCGGCGCCCTGCAGCTCGGCCAGGGCGGTCCGCCGCACGCCAGCCTGCGCCTGCATGACTGGCGGGTGCTTGGCACCGTGCTGCGCTCGGGCGACATCGGCCTGGCCGAGGGCTATATCGATCGACACTGGAGCACGCCGCACCTGGCCGATCTGCTGCGCCTGCTGATGGCCAACCGCAAGGCGCTGGAGCCGCTGGTCTATGGCGCGTGGTGGGGACGTCTGGCCTACCGCCTGCGGCACCTTCTCAACAGCAACACGCGCACGGGTAGCCGGCGCAATATCCACGCCCATTACGACCTGGGCAATGCGTTTTACGCGCTGTGGCTGGATCCGAGCATGAATTACTCGTCCGCCTGGTTCCAGGGCGATCTGACGGGGGATTTGACGGCTGCCCAGCGCGCCAAGATGCGCCGCGCCCTGCATAGCGCAGGCGTGCGACCCGGCGACCGCGTACTGGAGATCGGCTGTGGCTGGGGCGCGCTGGCCGAGATGGCTGCGGGCGAGTTCCAGGCCCAGGTCACCGGTGTGACGCTGTCCACCGAGCAACTGGCGTTTGCCCGGCAGCGCCTGCAGCGCGCCGGTTTGGCAGGCCAGGCCGAACTGCGCCTGCAGGACTACCGCGACATTCAGGATGCCCCCTTCGACGCCATTTGCTCGATTGAAATGGTCGAGGCCGTCGGCCAGGTTTACTGGCCCAGCTACTTTGACACCGTGGCCCGCTTGCTGAAACCCGGCGGGCGCGCCTGCGTGCAAAGCATCGTCATCGACGACGCGCTGTTCGAGCGCTATGTGCAGGGCACCGACTTCATCCAGCAATACGTTTTCCCTGGCGGCTGCCTGCCCAGCCCGGAGCGCTTTCGCGCGGCGGCGCAGCAGGCGGGTCTGCGTGTGGTGGAAGAGCTGGCCTTCGGTGCCGACTACGCCGAAACCCTGCGCCGCTGGCACCGCCAGTTCACGCAGCAGCATGCCGAGGTACTCGCGCAAGGCTTTGACGCGAAATTCCTGCGCACCTGGGAGCTCTACCTCGCGTACTGCGAAGCCGCGTTCGACAGCCGCAACATCGACGTGGTGCAGTTCACGTTGGTGAAAGACTGAAAAAGCACAGCTTCTGGCGATTGCCGCATATGCCTTGCCCCCCTCTCGTAGTGCTCAAACGCCTGACGCGAGCGAGCGCGCTGGCAGCAGCGGCGGCCATGGGAGTGGCCGCCTCCAGCGCGGCAGCCGAGGAGGTTGCGCCGCCGCCCGCCTTGGTCCGGCAGGCGCTGCCCGAGGCGACGCTATGGGGCCAGGGGCACCTGCGCTTTCTCGGGTTGCGCGTGTACGACGCTCGTCTGTGGGCCGGCCCCCGGTTCGAGGTTGCTGACTTTGGTGCCCAGTCGCTGGCGCTGGAGCTGAGCTACCACCGCGCATTTACGGGCGTCGCCATCGCGCAGCGCTCCATCGAGGAGATCGAGCGCCAGTCCGAATTGCCGCCCGTGCAGGCCCAGCGCTGGCTGAAGGCGCTGTCTGCCGTATTGCCCGACGTGCAGCCGGGCGACCGCCTCACGGGCATCCACCAACCGGGTGTGGGCATGCGGCTGTGGCGCGGCAGCCAGTCGCTGGGGGCAATAGACGACCCTGAGTTGGCACGCCGCTTTTTCGGCATCTGGCTATCGCCGCGCACGTCGGAGCCCGACCTGCGCCGAGCCTTGCTGGCGCGCAAACTCGGAGGCGGGCAATGACCGGCGCGCTGCCTCGCGACGCTGTGCAGGCACTGCCTTGGCGCGCCGGGCTGGCCTATGGATTGCTGGGCCTGCCCCTGGCCTTTGCGGCGCTGCCGCTGTATGTGGTGCTGCCCCATCACTACGCCAGCGATCTGGGCCTGCCGCTGGCTACCGTCGGCGCGCTGTTGCTGCTGGTGCGGCTGATGGATGCGGCGGCTGATCCCCTGCTGGGGCGTTGGAGCGATTTGTTGTTCCGCCGCAGTGCCCACCTGGTGCTGTGGGTGTTCGGTGCCTCGGCGCTGCTCCTGGGTGGCGGCATGGCGGCCCTGTTCTTCCCGCTGGTGCAGGGGCCGGCAGCGCTGGCGGTCTGGATGGTGGCGGGACTGTTGTTGACCTGCCTGGCACACAGTCTGCTGGTCATTGCCCACCAGGCCTGGGGTGTGCGACTGGGAGGCGACGGCGTGCAGCGCAGCCGCATCGTGGCCTGGCGCGAAGGGCCGGGGCTGATCGGTGTGGTCATGGCCAGCGCGCTCTCGGTGGCCTGGGGCGCCGGCGCCATGTTCGGGATGTTCGCGCTGGCGCTGCTGGCGGGCTGGCTCGCGCTTTGGCAGGCACCGCCGCCGCCGCCGGTCGCCGGCGAGCTTCGCCAGCGCCACGAGCCGCGCAATCCCCGGCTTTGGCAGCCGCTGACCCAGGCCCCGTTTCGCCGACTGCTGGCGGTGTTCTTGTGCAACGGCATCGCCAGCGCCATCCCGGCCGCGCTGATGCTGTTCTTCGCCCAGGACCGCCTGCTGGCGTCGCCGCCGCAGATTGCACTGTTCCTGATTCTGTATTTTCTCAGCGGTGCGCTGTCCATGCCCGGCTGGCTGCGGGTGGTGCGCCGCTTCGGGCTGGAGCGGGCATGGCTGGGCGGCATGTTGCTGGCAGTGGCCTGCTTCGCCTGGGCGGCCGCGCTGCAGGGCGGGCAGGTGGCGGCCTTTGCCGTGATCTGCGTGCTGTCGGGCGCGGCGCTGGGGGCCGACCTGGCCGTGCCCGGAGCGCTGCTGTCGCTTCTGATTGAACGCCAGGGCGCCCAGGGCGCGCACGACGGCGCTTACCTCGGCTGGTGGAATCTGGC belongs to Melaminivora suipulveris and includes:
- a CDS encoding MFS transporter — protein: MTGALPRDAVQALPWRAGLAYGLLGLPLAFAALPLYVVLPHHYASDLGLPLATVGALLLLVRLMDAAADPLLGRWSDLLFRRSAHLVLWVFGASALLLGGGMAALFFPLVQGPAALAVWMVAGLLLTCLAHSLLVIAHQAWGVRLGGDGVQRSRIVAWREGPGLIGVVMASALSVAWGAGAMFGMFALALLAGWLALWQAPPPPPVAGELRQRHEPRNPRLWQPLTQAPFRRLLAVFLCNGIASAIPAALMLFFAQDRLLASPPQIALFLILYFLSGALSMPGWLRVVRRFGLERAWLGGMLLAVACFAWAAALQGGQVAAFAVICVLSGAALGADLAVPGALLSLLIERQGAQGAHDGAYLGWWNLATKLNLALAAGATLPLLQWLDYLPGSRDALALQRLAWMYALLPCVLKLTAAWLLHRLLIASKQPIPGVTP
- a CDS encoding lipocalin family protein, encoding MASSIARRLSAALISLSHRQHLGLVVLLVAGTGLLLAGCANTRPPPGVAAVSPFDVQRYTGRWYELARLDHAFERGMTDVSASYTAQADGSVRVVNRGYAPATGQWREAVGKALFTGARTTGSLKVSFFGPFYGGYHVVALDPGYRWALVLGPDTGYAWILARDKQLPAAQREDIVARVRALGVDTSALIWVAHERHDPSL
- a CDS encoding MerR family transcriptional regulator, whose protein sequence is MDGGLPIAAVERETGLGKDTLRVWERRYGFPTPARGSSGDRLYSSEQVQQLRLIGRLLDSGLRPGKVVGLNQAELQALLVQHAPVQPANLSKTKNDRPDAVAVIDGLLDTIGSHDPRALRHALSHAQLRMGLAPFVTDLVAPLTRAVGEAWAQGRFEIFEEHLYTEVITRVLRHAIASLILQPEPQGPKVLLTTVPLEQHSLGLLMVEALLTLEGCTCVSLGTQTPLADIAEAARVHRADVVALSFSNLHKAAVVQSSLRELRTQLPASTALWVGGACAALYQWPLVGVSTVQHLSGLQPLVAQWRHAR
- a CDS encoding TIGR01777 family oxidoreductase, with the protein product MRILLTGGTGLIGQALCRHWQHQGHELWVWSRNPQQVSALCSGARGIAQLQALDGSAPLDAVVNLAGAPIADRPWTAARRTLLWRSRVDLTRTLVDWMGRQATPPRVLLSGSAVGWYGDGGEQWLTEDSAPGDADFGSRLCMAWEQEAERARQLGTRVALLRTAPVLAPQGGMLARLLPPFRLGLGGRLGSGRQWMPWIHLDDQVALIDHLLRHDSCSGPYNGCAPEAVRNADFTQTLARTLHRPAALPAPAWALRLALGETSVLLLGGQRLVPRRTQEAGFAWRHSQLSAALGLLLQKQ
- a CDS encoding SAM-dependent methyltransferase translates to MSTTTTALPSHLPAGMPARARHALRLLQRLQHGTLHLELPDGGALQLGQGGPPHASLRLHDWRVLGTVLRSGDIGLAEGYIDRHWSTPHLADLLRLLMANRKALEPLVYGAWWGRLAYRLRHLLNSNTRTGSRRNIHAHYDLGNAFYALWLDPSMNYSSAWFQGDLTGDLTAAQRAKMRRALHSAGVRPGDRVLEIGCGWGALAEMAAGEFQAQVTGVTLSTEQLAFARQRLQRAGLAGQAELRLQDYRDIQDAPFDAICSIEMVEAVGQVYWPSYFDTVARLLKPGGRACVQSIVIDDALFERYVQGTDFIQQYVFPGGCLPSPERFRAAAQQAGLRVVEELAFGADYAETLRRWHRQFTQQHAEVLAQGFDAKFLRTWELYLAYCEAAFDSRNIDVVQFTLVKD
- a CDS encoding DUF1365 domain-containing protein, with protein sequence MTAAADSAKAPAHVPHIGFGHVWHTRLRPRQHRFSVPTFFLLLPMRTLRERPEAAGVLALNRAGSLSFRDTDHGGAKGPLQGGALAWLEALLQAEGITDAQGEIWLQCYPRVLGYSFKPVSFWYCHRTDGSLRAIVAEVNNTFGERHAYLLDHPRYGEQLRTRKAFHVSPFCALDGGYRFEFRRSGPEGLQSARVRIDYHDAQGPLLLTGMVGRLEPLTAASRRRALWRYPLLTLGVMARILWNALLLWSKQVPFQPKPQAPASAVSRSSSSHP
- a CDS encoding NAD(P)/FAD-dependent oxidoreductase, whose amino-acid sequence is MKVAVIGSGISGLAAAHRLRWQARVTLFEAGHYFGGHTHTVDVSLPDACGQTVVHGVDTGFLVFNERTYPGLIELLDELRVPTAASDMSFSVRVPGAGALGAGALEWSGSSLATVFAQRRNLLRPRFLRMLSELLRFNRLCTALADSGQEQALAQPLGDFLDQHGFGAAFRHWYFLPMLGCIWSCPTEQMLRFPVATMVRFCHNHGLLQVRNRPQWHTVAGGARQYVHAIVQGLDARLATPVRRVQRNAAGVFIRTNGGVERFDAVVLAVHSDQALRLLAQPSAAEQRVLGAIRYQPNRAVLHTDTRVMPRRRAAWAAWNYERAADGAQESARVCLHYWLNRLQPLPFAQPIMVSLNPVSSIDPAQVLGEFDYDHPVFDLQALAAQKLVPQLQGVQHTWFAGAWTGYGFHEDGLQSGYRAADALLAQWLRREAA
- a CDS encoding chalcone isomerase family protein, with protein sequence MGVAASSAAAEEVAPPPALVRQALPEATLWGQGHLRFLGLRVYDARLWAGPRFEVADFGAQSLALELSYHRAFTGVAIAQRSIEEIERQSELPPVQAQRWLKALSAVLPDVQPGDRLTGIHQPGVGMRLWRGSQSLGAIDDPELARRFFGIWLSPRTSEPDLRRALLARKLGGGQ